Proteins from a genomic interval of Stigmatella erecta:
- the nrfD gene encoding NrfD/PsrC family molybdoenzyme membrane anchor subunit, which yields MAETAAHSALDPLEPRELVPPHHDDRSLNETLLDYVWQKPGKGWFMLFGISLCLLSLLVIGLTYTVAKGIGTWGNNQPVSWALEIVNFVWWVGIGHAGTLISAILLLFQQKWRTSINRFAEAMTLFAVMCAGLFPLFHTGRPWFAFWLFPYPSTLGAWPQFRSPLLWDVFAISTYLTVSALFWYVGLIPDLAALRDSSKTKLQRILYGIFSLGWRGSGRHWHNYKIAYLLLAGISTPLVVSVHTIVSFDFAVSLLPGWHATIFPPYFVAGAVFSGFAMVITLIVPARKYMGLRDVITDRHLENMNKVILATGLLVSYGYMMEHFIAWYSQSQFEIWTFYVNRARGPYWPVYWLMIACNVITPNIFWFKKCRTSIPIMWVASILVNIGMWCERFIIIVTSLHQDFLPSSWDMYAPTWVDWSIYIGTLGLFGTLFLLFLKFIPAVAISEVKEMQLELKHAAHAAHAGHANDTGAAGTLTHGAH from the coding sequence ATGGCCGAGACCGCCGCTCATTCCGCGCTCGACCCCCTCGAGCCGCGGGAACTCGTCCCGCCGCACCACGACGACCGGAGCCTGAACGAGACCCTGCTCGACTATGTCTGGCAAAAGCCGGGCAAGGGTTGGTTCATGCTGTTCGGCATCTCCCTGTGCCTGCTGAGCTTGCTCGTCATCGGCCTCACCTACACGGTGGCCAAGGGCATCGGCACGTGGGGTAACAACCAGCCGGTCAGCTGGGCGCTCGAAATCGTCAACTTCGTGTGGTGGGTGGGTATCGGCCACGCCGGGACGCTCATCTCCGCCATCCTCCTGCTCTTCCAGCAGAAGTGGCGCACGAGCATCAACCGCTTCGCCGAGGCGATGACGCTGTTCGCGGTCATGTGCGCGGGTCTCTTCCCGCTGTTCCACACCGGCCGCCCGTGGTTCGCCTTCTGGCTGTTCCCCTACCCCAGCACCCTGGGCGCGTGGCCGCAGTTCCGCTCCCCGCTGCTCTGGGACGTGTTCGCCATCTCCACCTACCTCACGGTGTCCGCGCTGTTCTGGTACGTGGGCCTCATCCCGGACCTGGCGGCGCTGCGCGACTCGTCGAAGACGAAGCTCCAGCGCATCCTCTACGGCATCTTCAGCCTCGGCTGGCGCGGCTCCGGGCGGCACTGGCACAACTACAAGATCGCCTACCTGCTGCTGGCCGGTATCTCCACGCCGCTCGTCGTCTCGGTGCACACCATCGTGTCCTTCGACTTCGCGGTGTCGCTGCTGCCCGGCTGGCACGCCACCATCTTCCCGCCCTACTTCGTGGCTGGCGCCGTGTTCTCCGGCTTCGCCATGGTGATCACGCTCATCGTCCCGGCGCGCAAGTACATGGGCCTGCGGGACGTGATTACCGACCGGCACCTGGAGAACATGAACAAGGTCATCCTCGCGACGGGCCTGCTCGTGTCCTACGGGTACATGATGGAGCACTTCATCGCCTGGTACTCGCAGAGCCAGTTCGAGATCTGGACCTTCTACGTGAACCGCGCGCGGGGCCCCTACTGGCCCGTGTACTGGCTGATGATCGCCTGCAACGTCATCACCCCGAACATCTTCTGGTTCAAGAAGTGCCGCACGAGCATCCCCATCATGTGGGTGGCCTCCATCCTGGTGAACATCGGCATGTGGTGCGAGCGCTTCATCATCATCGTCACCTCGCTGCACCAGGACTTCCTGCCCTCCTCGTGGGACATGTACGCGCCCACCTGGGTGGACTGGTCCATCTACATCGGCACGCTGGGCCTGTTCGGCACGCTGTTCCTGCTGTTCCTCAAGTTCATCCCCGCGGTGGCCATCAGCGAGGTGAAGGAGATGCAGCTGGAGCTCAAGCACGCGGCTCACGCCGCCCACGCAGGCCACGCCAACGACACGGGCGCGGCGGGCACCCTTACCCACGGAGCGCACTAG